The sequence below is a genomic window from Gossypium hirsutum isolate 1008001.06 chromosome A11, Gossypium_hirsutum_v2.1, whole genome shotgun sequence.
acattacaacattaatctaattggaacaaactttacaatataatttttttatataaactaaatacattacaacatagCTCAATTCCTACCCGATCGTGACGATTGTCCAATATGATAGTTTCGCTGCgggcatttactccgattatgaccAGCTAACCTGCAAAATCCACAACGCTTACCAtcggatttctccctaatgtccatctCATTACGAATTCTGGATGATTGCAGACGACCTCTCGGATTCCTGCGTAGCCCTCTGTCTGGGACAAGTTCGAAAGTCGTCGGAGGTACCTCCCACGTAAACAAATCAGACAGTACGGGGAACTCATTTTCCCAGACACGTAACATGCGCTCGAGTATGTACACATCATCGACAAATTGTTCAATATTAAGGTTCACCTTAGCACACGCTGCCACAACATgcgcacatggataatgaagtgtttggaacCTCCTGCAATCACACCGTCTGTTACggagatcaactccataggacTTAGGTGGTATACCGGGTCGGCGACCGATGGTCTCTGTAACACGAAATGTTTCATGGcgtcgtgaatatatttctacattcatcgacctcaccatccgacggtttgcaaccattgcatcaTTGACATCTTCGACAAACACGTATCCCGCCTCTAtttggttgacttgttgctgacccatttTTGGCATCAAGGTTGCCAACCTATAAAATGTAGCCGAAAAGACAGATGAAATAGAAAGATGTCGTGTTTTCAACAACACAGCGTTGACCCTCTccactaagtttgtggtcatttgaccataatGAAAGCCCTCAtaaaaactttgagcccattgctaCGGCTCCATAGTATCCAACCACTGTTGGAAAGATGTGTTCATTTGACCCTCCATATCACTCTCAAGTCGAGCCATTCTTTGGCGAAAAATATGTGGCTCCAGCTCGTGCgttgtatatatattaaggaaagataagttacagtattggcctaaagcattaaaacatatgTTGAAAAGATAAGGGAatcatttacccattttcacaacttgtctcttccagtctgaTTCTTATAATCTCGATGAAAGTTAGCTGTGATGTGCCGGATACAGTAAACAGATCTTCATGGTACACCGGAACGCCTAATGGCGGCAATTAATCctttccctctatcggagatgatgcaaatattaccgttgctaataacatacctccgcaagttggtaaggaagaattcccacgattccatgttctccATATCTACAATAGaaaatgctatcgggagcacgttcCTGTTGTCGTCTTGAGCAACTGCAAGAAGtaagatctgtgtatattttccatatagccatGTCCCATCAACTTGCACAAACGGCTTGTAGTGGGGAAATGCGCGCACACATGGATCAAATGTCCAGAACATCCGATAGAAAATTCTTTTTTCTAGCTATAATTGGTCATCCGAGCCGTAATAAGGTTGTGTCTGTAACTCAATGATAGTCCCAGGTACGTACTCCCGCATAGCGGCTATCCATCCCTGTAACTCGTTATACGATGCATTGAAATCCCCATACAATTGCTCCATTACCATTTGTTTAGCTATCCACGCCTTtcgatatgatactcgatactgaaACCGTGCCTACATTTCGGCAATCAAAactgaaactttaatggtcgacaTGTCCTTCACCACTGGCATGATAaacgtacagatagttttggaatcaagttttccaTGGTCTTCAGTCATACGTATTGATATGCAcgtgtgaggcccaacaaatttacGTACCTCCCACATCTGCAATTTTTGAATAAATGTAGCTCGTACACGCCAACTACAGCCTTCCACCGACTTCTaacactctccaatatataatgtcggtttagacACTGCAACTTTGTAATCCattgatatattcatgctataccgttTAATAGCAAATACACACTCTTCTTTACTTTCAAATCTATGGCCTACCAATAACTCCTCATGATCAGAATTTACGGCCAACCAGTGAGCAAgaagtatttcagggtactctaGGAACTCAGCTTCATACGCCgcgtcggggtctatgagcgaTATGTGTGGCCCAGGGTtgttgtgtatcacaatacgtcgCATCTGGTTCCCCACTGAAGACGCGTTAATGTTTCCATCGTCATTcacatcttcatcgtcaatatcatcggGGACATCATCCACAtcgggatcactatcactatcgacctcttcatcACAATATCACTATTATCgatccatcatcaccaaccacgtCAATATCTGGTGTAACATTAAGATCGATATCGATCCCACGTATAGTTGATTCATTATCAACGTACGAAATTGGAGCCACCACGCACGGTTCTTCAGTTGCATGTTCTTCACCATATGCAGTGAGATCTTCATTCTGCTCCATACCGGCTAAttcagcaaataagtgaatcggtgaatttttgtcactcccattcccacagtaaagagctatcattgtctccacgtcttcgtcgtctacaagttccatttcggtgaatttgataggatctgtcgaaactggaaacttgtaaaaaagttttgagatccttctcccacaacatctaacaatttttgcattaattctttccttcatatcatccaatgagacatttctattaaatctcattgctatttttgccgacattcaaatatgCATCCAACAGTTATTGTTAAGAtgattccatcgaaataaacgcatacgaaaaactgattatccatcttcaatactcaatctgttaaaaaaataaacaaaatttctcaaaacaatttcgaacaataaataaattacttaaatacaaaattaattactcaatatgcaatttttttcattcataagccCATACTTTTTCAGTTCTAATTTTgtacatgaacaacatttatttttacatttaaccACTTATATTCAGTTCTACATTTTCTTCTATCTCCGATCTCGtatcttcatctgggaaattctctacaatccaatttagaaattcttgattctcttcatattcatcttctacaatccaatttGGAAATTCCTCGGGACCTTCTGCCTCTTCAATCTTTATAACTGGTATTGAATATATAAGTTCTCTTGGTAATTTCCTAACATCTAATTTATCCATCCATGGTTTGTCAAACACATTTTGCTTTCCAATTAACTTTCGTGAACCTATACTTTGTCTCGCTATTTTCCTTGCTCCATAAGATATTATAAACTTCGCGAAGTTTATAACTAGATTCCAATAGGTTCGTGGTACCGATATCTTCCAAAGTTCGTCTAAAATGATTTGATGCTCCTGTTCTATTAATGTCCCTCTAAGGGTTAAGTATTGTACTTTATTGTTTCTAATCATTTCATGACACATTCACAACACTTTTTGCATCTTTTGATTTATGGTAATAAGGTGTTGAACAATATCTTTTTCTGGTTTCATTCTGTAATCTTAAACttctctcatcatcttatcaacttTCTCCCTTTGTGCTAAACTTATTATCTCATCAGGCAATACCAAATATGTTGTCATTTCTAACAATAtgtataacaaaaatatttttagttgttatcaCTAATTAACAATTACTTTATAATAGTTTTACTACATAAAAACTTTCaagtatatttaaaaaatttaaaacataaaatttagaataaacacataattaatctaaacacaaaacttactaacatttcacaataaacaaaataaattttaaaacaaaacataaaagtaACACTAAACAAACCatataatactaacaaaataattttttcttatcataatctattttatttaaaaaataacaaaaaaaaattaccttttcttttctttcttcttctcctttctttcttcttctcctttctttctttctatcttcttcttctgtaaaattttttttccaatctgGTAGTCGAATGGAGGGAGCAGAGTGAATATATATTAGAGGGGGTCAAAGTTGTGAGAAAGGCACCATTGGTGACGCCTGTGGGGTACCCTCCacccttattttattatttttttcgtcctatttttttttaacttgcaAATGTGTCAGAAAGTGTTTGGATTTgagggtggtgccgcctatgcaccAGCCTCCATCACTTGGAATGACCCATTTTCGTACATAATTTTAAGGGCAacccattttgtttttttttcttcatattattatagtaaaaatccCCTAAACTAGTCAAAAAAAAGTTAATTAGCTAAATAGgttgactttttaaaaattaaagaaaatatgttatttttggaGAGATACTATGAAAACGCATCCATCTCGAGTGTTTTCTATACAGTTGGACTATCTTTTCTTTTAAGTTGTACTTTTTGACTTTTTCaatataattagtttatttaaccagatatttaaaaattagtggtttttttttcttaagtctTAAGTTTGATTCCTCTTCCactcacatttatattttttattttatattattttaagttttttattatttttaattaatgtttttaacatATCGAATCCtttggttaaattattaaatagtaaTTTCATCCTTGAATCTAGGTGCAATTCCTCTtctaaacacatttttaatttttatttcatattgtttcatttttttatttttaaaaatatattgttttcaattttttttatttttaattcatctttttaattaataactcttttatttataaaatcaaataattattacaaatgcCTTTACTTTTagtaaaaatactttttttatgcGTAATAtttattttgcaatcatatcataaatgtagtaaattttagtattatatatttttgtatgtgtatttaaaatatttcaaatataaacataatgatctttaaaataattaattgaaatatttcacgtataaaaatattgattacatatttattatttgattttatgaataaaagagttattaatttaaaagatgaattaaaaataaaaaaattgaaaacaaaatatttattaattaaaaaaaagcttgaaacaacatgaaataaaaattataaatgtgttTAAAAGAGGAATTGAACCTGAGACTTAAGGatgaaatcattattatttaaccaaataagctaaaatattaaaaacattaattaaaaataataaaatgcttaaaacaaaatgaaataaaaaatacgaatGTGAGTGGGAGAGGAATCAAACCCAAAACTGAAAGACAAAACCACTAACATTTAATCATTTGACTAAAGAAACTAAccatattaaaaaaagttaaaaaatatgatTGAAAGAGAAAGTGCGCCTAACTGTACTGCTTTCACACACACTCTCTGAAAAtgatttatttcataaattttagagaaaaactgatatatttggccaattaacttttttttttggtatatatAGCTAATTTAACCCAAATTTCAATCCAACTATtggtaaaatgatatttttagcCAAATTCCAATTAAATTTGAGGCTTAAGCATAAATTATGAGGTAAGTCGTTGCGCTCTTCATAGTGTTAATTTTGGTATGCTTGCTACTCATTACTTTTGTAATATTGACATTACATCATCATTCCACCAGATTATTGTCCATTCTTCACATGTTCTTGTTTGATATATTGTTACCACTAAAatacattgtttttttttaaaaaagaatttatatttgaattttggagGTATTACGTAAAAGAATATtttgattaaaaagaaaattgtttGATATGCCAAAATTGTGTTATAGTTTGTaatattattgattttaatttcatattacttgaaaatgttaaaaataaattagatttTGTTATATTGAAAGAAAggcataatataaaaaaatcattattaagTTATTTATGAATAAAcatttcttaatattttttaattcataaatattttatttttatttaaatatttcgtataaaattaataaattattatattaatattaaatcatttattaaaataaggttttaaagtaattttttcaattaaactAATATGTATTGAATTAATCCGTGATACTTGaaacacataaatatatattatttatgagtAAACAAATAAAGAATGTGGTAAGCGTATTAAATTAAcgcaaatatattaattattaaaatatatgatttactTTTTCTAGTGCATTAAAAGGGCAGAACTTTGAATAATTACGGTACgcaaaattacaatttatattaatGATTGTGATATAAGATTTAATGAAAGTAATGTTACcttgattaaaaatgaaatatacacaatttatgttAATAATTCAAtgcttataaaaaattatatataatcaattgtttttattattctgATTATTTCACGATTTTACTGTATCCGAAAGGCATGATAAAATCTTAAAGAAAGTGTTTAATGcctcaaaagttttttttaaaatactaatcttattatatattcttattatatttgctctttttgatacaatacttcaaaagtaatttttttccctttattataGCTTTATTATAGCTTAAGTATTAGTTTAGTTGGCATCATTGTTATTGTATGCCGTTAATAAGTTTAAGTGTGGTTAAACACATCATATATCTTATCTTTTAGGATTTTGAAAAGTTTATTggtaatttaaaatttgtattaaacatttatttgatattaattattt
It includes:
- the LOC107960097 gene encoding uncharacterized protein; the protein is MNVEIYSRRHETFRVTETIGRRPGIPPKSYGVDLRNRRCDCRRFQTLHYPCAHVVAACAKVNLNIEQFVDDVYILERMLRVWENEFPVLSDLFTWEVPPTTFELVPDRGLRRNPRGRLQSSRIRNEMDIREKSDGKRCGFCRLAGHNRSKCPQRNYHIGQSSRSGRN